The genomic segment CTCCAAAACGGGCCTCCTGAAAAAGAAAGAGGTTTATCACGGCAGCTGTCCCTAGACCCACAAGAGCAAGCAATGCAGAGGTCCGACCTCCCTCTAAAAAAAGCGCAAAGAACAAGCATAATGCGGCCGTTACAAGAAGAATAAGTGGTGGTAAAAGTGGAGCCCAGCCAATGTCCGGAATGGGAAATTGCATTACCGGTCCCCTCCTACCGCTAAGCCCGAAGGTGAGGCCTTAACCTGATCAACAATTACTCGGGATTGTGACTCGATTTGCTCGAGTTGCGGGGCCGGAGCAACACCGAGCCATAAGATCCCAGAAAGAATTGGGACTAAAACAAATAACTCCATCGGACTTATATCACGTACGGGTTTTCCCTGATTACCCTGGTACAAACGCTGAAAGAGGTTGACACCATAAACTCCGGCCGCAATGACAGCAAGTACCGCCAAAGCAGCTGCAACTGGATTAGCCTGAAAAGCGCCTACTAGACTCAAGAATTCTCCTGGAAAGTTAGCGAGCCCTGGCACACCTATGCTCGCGAAAAGAATAAAGAGTGTAACGGCTGCTAGAGCCGGAGCACTAGCCGCTAGGCCACCATATTTATCGAGCTTGAAACTACCCTGACGCTCAAACAGCATTCCAGAAATTAAGAAAAGCCCCCCCGTTGTAAACATCTGGGCAGCTAATAAATAGACGGCCCCGTTAAGACCCGCAAGATGAAGACCAAACAAGCCCACGCCGACTATGCCCATATGCGATATTGAAGCGAAAGCCAGTAGGCGTTTAAGTTCATTTTGGGCGATGGCAACCATAGCACCGTAGATAGCGGTAAATGCAGCGAGGATCAGGAGAAAAGGTCCTACCGTGACAGCTGCTGCTGGCAGCAAAGGTAACGCCCAAGCAAAAAATCCGTAACCACCTACTTTGTACAGAGTACCTGCGACATCGGCCACTCCGGAAGGGTGATTCTGGGTGTGAAAATCTGCTAACCACGAATGCAACGGCCAAAGGGGCAACTTGACCATGAATGCAACAGAGAAGCCCAGGAATAACCATACTTGGGTTTTCAGTGAAAGAGTCGTAGTAGCTACAAGCAAGTCAGCTAATCGGTAACTCTCAGCCCCGGAGATTGGTTTAATCGCAAGAACCGTAACAAGCATCAGGAGTGACCCTGCTACGGCATATATGAGATATTTTATAGTCGCTTGACGGCGTCCATTTCTGCCCCAAATGCCGAGCATAAGTAGGCTCGGGATTAAAGTTGCTTCCCAAAACACATAAAACAGTACTAAATCCTTAGCGAGAAACAATCCATTGAGACCTGCTTGCATGAACAAGAGCAACGATAAGAACGCTCCGGTTCTCTCTCTAATCCTTAGTCCAGCACATAACACTACAGGAATCATTACCAAAGAAGAAGCTAGCACTAGAACGCTACCTGCTCCATTAGCGCTCAGGGAAAAATACGCCCCAAAACTAGGAATCCAGGTCCGCTCGACGCTCTCGCTACCGGGTAAAAAGATTGCAATAACGAAGGTAAGAATGGTAACCAAAAGAGCAATGGCACGCTGGCTTAGCAAATTTGGGCTTAAAGGAAACTTGAGTGAGCTTAACCCCAATACCAAGCCTCCCAAGAGAGGAATCATGAGTGCTGCTAGGGTCACAATTTTCCTCCAAATAAAGTAACGAGCACTACCAGTACACTCACACTCAAGAGCATCACAAAAGCGTAACTGCGGACGAATCCACTCTGCAGGCGCCGTACTACTCGAGAAAGGAGTCCAAAACTACCAATGCTATTAGTAATTACTTGATCTATAAGATCCTTGTCAATTATCCGTACACCTTCGGCTATAGCTTCAACTGGCCGTACAAAAATAATGCGGTACAAATTATCGAAGCCAAAACCAGTCTGCGACAACCGGTTTATGGTTTGATCACGTAGTCGGACAACAGGTCCACCCTTCTTGACTTCATACACCCAGTACGCAACTCCAAGACCAATAGCTGCTGCAACAATCGAAAGCACGAGTAAAGCCCACTCAATTTCGATAGCTGGGTGGGCAAATCCTGTTAGGGTTCTTGCTGCTGGTTCAATCCAAGAAGCGAAAAGATTGGGGAAGGCAAATGCTGGTAGTCCAACATAGCCAACACCAATACTAAAAATGGATAGGATTATTAGTGGAACTGTCATAACTTGTGGCGATTCATGAATTTTGGCCTTAAGCTCCTCGGCAATACGTTCCTGACCTACAAAGATTCCGTGATACCACCGGAACATGTAAAAAGCAGTCATTCCTGCTGAAAGCAGCAAAATTGCGTAGATAACAACAGCTCCGTTACCTGCAAGCAGATTGCTGTTAAAGGCATGAGCAAGAATCGCATCCTTACTAAAGAATCCAGACAATAACGGAACACCAGCAATTGCCAACGTAGCAATCAACGAGGTAGTTCCAGTGACACGCATGCGACGCCCCAGTCCCCCCATTCGTCGGATATCCTGTTCACCATCAAGGGCATGTATAACCGATCCTGCGCCCAAAAACAGCAAGGCTTTGAAAAAAGCGTGGGTAAAGAGGTGAAAAATACCGACCCAGTAGGCACCGGCACCTACAGCTACAAACATAAAACCTAGTTGGCTGATAGTGGAGTAGGCAAGTATCTTCTTAATATCGGTTTGTGCGAAGGCAGCGAAAGCAGCAATCAGTGCGGTTATAGCCCCCACCCAAGCTACAATCACTGATACTTCCGGTGCTCCTACGAATAGGGGGGCTGAACGTACTACGAGATATACACCTGCCGTAACCATGGTAGCTGCATGAATCAAAGCTGACACCGGAGTCGGTCCAGCCATCGCGTCAGGCAACCAAACCTGCAACGGAATCTGGGCAGACTTGCCGCTAGCAGCAACTAGTAACAAAAGACCGATCCAAACCAAAGTACCAGATCCAACCACAAGACTAATAGCTGCCTGGTTAATGGTTGCAATATCAAGAGTGCCGAAGGCAGTCACCATGAGAAACATCGCAAGCAAAAAACCAACGTCACCAATGCGATTTACTATGAAAGCCTTGCGGGCGGCATCAGCATTGAGTCGATCCTGATACCAGAAGCTAATCAAAAGATACGAACAAACCCCTACTCCCTCCCATCCAATAAACATCAACAAGAAAGAATCCGCCATAACCAGAACTAGCATTGCTGCCACAAACAGATTAAGACCAGCAAAATACCGGCTAAGGCCCTTATCAGCCCGCATGTAACCAATAGAATAGACGTGTATTAGTAATCCCACTCCGGTGATTACAAGCATCAACAGTACACTAAGCCGATCGATCATAAAGCCTAGCGAGAGGTCAAAATTACCCGCTGATAGGTAGGGCCACAATTCAACAACAACGCCACTAGGGTCACGGTTAAACAGTGAGAAGGCCGCTATCAATGATAGGGCAAAACTCACACCGACAGCTACACTACCAATTACCCCTGGACGGATATTACGTCCAAATAGTCCGTTGGTTAAAGCACCTATGAGAGCTATTAACGGCGCTAACGCAGCGATGGATACTGGATCATTCATAAAACTCTCGCATCAGTCACAGCCTAATCTCTGAAAGGGAGTCGACATCGGTACTTGCACGATTCCTGAATATCGCCACGAGTATTCCTAAGCCTACCGCTACCTCAGCTGCCGCAATCGCCAAAATTATGAATACTGCACTTTGGCCGGCAAACGCACCCTGAGCCCCCGCAAGCGTCCATTGTCTAGCAAAGGCAACAAGTGCGAGGTTCGCCGCATTAAGCATGAGTTCAACTGACAAAAAGATAAGAATTGCGCTCCGCCGTGTCAAAACCCCTATTGCCCCAATAGCGAAGATAGCTGCACTTAGAGCAAGATAGTACTCTGTCGTCACCATGCAGCCACAACCCCCTTCTCTATAGCCACCGAATCAGGCCACATTGGATTCCTCCTCAATGGATACAGATCCAGACGGCTCAAACTCCGGAGCATCCTCGATAGCACGGCGTTGTACAAGACCAACTGCACCTATAATCCCAGTGAGCAGGAGTACCCCCACAAGCTGGAAGGGAAGCATAAATTCCGTAAATAACGATTCAGCAATCTCCCCAGCTCCCCCTCCATTAAGGACCTCATTAACGACAGCTAAATCCAAAAGTGGCATCGAATTACTGAACGCTACGATGGCTATCGTAGCTGCTGCTCCGACAGCTGCAAAGTAGGCTAAGGGAGGCATCCATCGCAGGGTTGGTGCAGGCTCGTCTCCCTCAACGTTTAGGAGCATGATCACAAACAGGAAGAGAACCATAATGGCTCCGGCATAAACTATGACCTGGACAGCTGCTAAAAAGTGAGCCTGAAGAGTTACGTAAGCTACTGCTAGGGTAAGTAGCGTCCCAACAAGCGACAAAGCCGCATGCACCGGTTGCCGAAGGGTTATGACCCCAACAGCACCAATCAGCATTATGGCGGCTAGGATTACAAATGTAACCATCAGTAATCCACACCCTCCAACTCAGGGCGCGGACCCGATTTAAATCCTACCCGAACATCGCTGTTGCGACGCTCGGCTTCACGGCGTTGCCATTTACTTCCTTGGACGCCCACCATCATGTCGTCCTTGCCATATGTGAAATCTTCAGAACGAAAATCAGCTAGTTCAAACTCGTGACCAAGGACTATCGCTCCTGTAGGACAGGCTTCTTCACACATGCCACAGAAAATACATCGCAACATGTTGATCTCGTAAATGCTGGCATAGCGTTCCCCAGCCGAAGTTGGGTCCTCTGGATCATTCTCAGCAGCCTCAACGTAAATTGCGTAAGCCGGACAGGCAGCAGCACAAAGACTACATCCAATGCATTTTTCTAAACCGGTATCAGGGTGACGAAGTAAATGATGCCTTCCTCGGAACCGGGGCTTGATGTCTACTAACTCCTCCGGGTAACTGACAGTGGCAGGTCTCTTGAAAAGATGGCCTAGAGTCACTCCCATCCCTTTAGCTATATCGAGAACACTCATGTGTGCGCCTCCTGTAGAGAGAAACCTGCTGAGCAATGTTGAGGAGAATATTTAAAGCACAAATGCGATCACCGCCCCAGTGACGAGCGCTGCACCTAAGGCAATTTCGAAAAGGTAGACCCAACCAAACCTCATCAGCTGGTCGTAACGTAATCTTGGTAATGTTGCCCGCAACCAAATGAAGAGAAACATAAACAGGGCCATCTTAAGTATCAACCAGATAAACGGCCATTGCGAAATACCTGGTATGAAAAAATCCAGGAACTCTGGTCCCCGCCAACCACCAAGGAATAATGTGCTCACAACAGCAGATGCAGTCAGCATGTTGACATACTCGGCCATCTGGTAAAGCGCCCACTTGATAGATGAATATTCTGTTAAATAACCCGCTACTAACTCCTGCTCCGCCTCAGGTAAATCGAATGGCGTACGGTTAACCTCAGCAATTCCGGAAATAAGGAAAGTTACAAAAGCAACGGCGAGGGGAACCCATAAAAGCGGATGAACGGACCATACATTAAGGTCAACGATCTCTCGTAGGTTTAGTGTTCCCGCTATCATGAGTACAGTAAGCGCTGAGAATCCCAAACCGAGCTCATACGATATCAGCTGAGCGCTTGATCGAAGACTACCTAGCAGTGAATATTTACTGTTAGACGCCCACCCACCTAGAAAGATACCGTATACCCCAATCGATGTTGCAGCAAAAATGAATAGTAAGCCTATGTCAAGATCTACGATCCATGGATCAAGACCAAATAAACTCCCTGCAGGTCCTGCTGGGATCGCTCCAAAAGCAGCTAATGCAAAAGTAATCGATACAAAGGGCGCCAAAATATATACGAATCGGTCAGCCGCTGACACGACAATGTCTTCCTTGAAAATAGACTTAATAGCATCAGCAATCGGTTGTAGCAAGCCGAAGGGTCCTACTCGATTCGGACCAATACGGTTTTGCATGCGAGCCAAAAGGCGGCGCTCAATAACCGTCATATAAGCGAATACACCCAGCAAGATGACGCACATTAATAGAGCCTTAATGAGGGTGGCAAGCAAAGAATCCATCAGACTGTTTCCAGTGCTGAACGCTCTATCTGAATAGTTCCCAAGTCGACCTGAACTAGGCCTGCTGGTTGATCTGGTAAAGATGGTACATGCATGAACCCCTCTGGAATTAGTTCGCTACTCTGGATCGTAACAAGACGCCGGAGTTTTCCAACCATTACACTGACAACATCCGAATCGTGTAGGCCCCAAGCATTGGCTTCGGCGGGGTTAATGCGTAATAAGACTCCCCCGTTCGAAGCACGGAGGCTTGGATTCTTGTCTAAATATTCGGTGCGAACCATAGCCTTAGTTAGAAAAGCATTACCCTTCTGACCTCGGTTGACCTTACTACTGTCCTGACGAGACGATTCGGTCCCTGCCTCACCAAGAACACCTTGGTCATTAAGATCATTTAAGTCGACGTCAAATTTCTTCCGGAGTACCCGGCGGGCACTGCGGGTACTTCTACCTTCAAGGCGCACTCCTGAAGCCTCACCAAAGTGTCTTACAAGTCCAGTGAAATCCTCAGCGTGATTGTTCTCGATTGGAGCCGACCTAACTGGGAGCAGTCGCCCTTCAAGATTCATAACGGTTCCCTCTTTGCCATAACCAGTACGAGCCGGTAAGACAACGTGGGCCTTGGTAGCGGTTTCTGTAAGAAATAGATCGTGCACTACGAGTAAATCAAGGTCTTCTAGTTTCGTAGCTACAGCTGGAGCCTGTGCTGGATCGAGACCAGAAAGAATTAGAGCTTTAGCCCCACCACTGATCATTGCTTCATAGTCGTATTTATCGTGACTTGGAAATAATCCTATCCTTTCGAGTCCAAAGCTGTTGGCCATAGGTCCGATTAACATGAGCCGGGCATCAACGGTCTTGGCCAGAGTCTTGGCTGCAGCAACAGCTGCGTCGTTAGCCAGGACTAAACCGCCACAAACTATAACCGGCTTCTGAGCCTCGATTAGTTGAGTCACCAATAACTGCATTTCCGACTGATCAAAACCCAAATGATCAGTGTCAGAAGTCAGTGATTCTCCTGCTGCTACAGCAACTAGGGCTTCCAATAGATCGGCTTCGGAGCCTGGTTGGTAAAGCACGGATTTTCCTGAGTGGCTCATCAAATCTGTAATAAAAGGAGCGCCCACAGTTAGAATATCTCGTTTTCGAGCCATTCTCTCTTTCAATCTCAAATCAGCAATAGGAACTCCATGTTCCATTAATTCAGGAGGCACAACCCCTTTGAGAGCATCCTTGATTCTTAAATCTGCAGCAGGAAGCTCTTCAGTAACATCAGCCAAGACAAATATTGCATCAGCCCGAGCAAGATCATCAAACGTAGCTGGTGTTTCAGGTGGAATCACCGAGGCGTTTGGCCGCGGATAATGGTCAACCTGGCCAGTTTGAAGGTGCTCAGCTAGTGCCAGTACCGCAACACCTTCTTCTAAAGTAGCGTCTGCCCTGATGGCTAGACCCACCTCCTTACCAGCAAGACCGTTGATCTTGGTAGCAATGAAAGCCATAGCCTCGTCCCATGTAGCCTGAGTAAGCTCTCCGTCTTTTCTGATCATGGGGCTTTGTATCCGGTCGTCAGCGTTAGCATACTCGTGACCAAACCGAATTCCATCATCAATCCACCGCTTGTTTATATCTGGGTGTAATCCAGCTTTAATGCGCTCAATGTGCCCGGTGCGGGCATCCACTACAATTGGTGTGCCACTAGAGTCGTCAAGACTCGTCGTACGGGTGTGGTGGTATTCCCAGTTGCGACCTCGAAAGCGACTTGTGGTGTCGAGAAGTGCACCTACGGGACAAATATCGGTGATATTGCCCGTAAAATTAGACGGTAAATCCTCATCTGCAGTACCAATATACGTGTGGCCACCGCGTTCTATGAAGTCAAGAACCTCATCTCCTGGAACTTCCTCAAAATAACGAACGCATCTCTTACAGTGAATGCAGCGTTCTCGGTCGAGCGTAATTAGTTCCGAGAGCGCATGGTGCTTTTCTTGATGACGCTTATCGAAGGGGAATCGACTTAGGCCAGTGCCGTACTCGTAGGCTCTATCCTGCAATTCACAGGCACCACCTTTGTCACACACGGGACAATCAAGCGGGTGATTAATAAGTGTAAACTCGACCATGCTGTTTTGAGCATCTTTAACTTCCTCAGAGAGAGTATCGATTACCATTCCCTCCATCACGGTCGTCGTACAGGTAGCCATCAGATTGGGAAAGTAAAAGACTTTAGGCTCTCCCGTCTCCTCATCTAGGATCCACTCTCCAGTAGATCGGTCTTGGCGAGGAGCACCGACCTTGGCTAGGCACATTCGACAAGCACCAATTGGGGACATGTACGTCTCAGAACAAAAATACGGCACATCATGGCCAGCAGCGAATACAGCATCTATAGCGCTGGTTCCAGGAGCGAGCTCTAACTCCACATCGTTAATTCTTACTTTCATTCCTGCCACCAGTCCGACTTCTTGTACATACGTTCTCCATGATCGACTAGGTATTGGTACTCGTGCCTGAAATGTTTAAAACTAGCTTCAACAGGCATTGCACAAGCGTCTGCTAAGACACAAAAAGCTGTGCCCTGTAACCGCTGTGACATCTCTTCTATTAGAACCAAATCCTCCTTGGTACCCATGCCAGCCAATAACTTTTGATACATCTTTGGAAGCCAAGTAGCAACGCCCTCGCGGCAGGGAGTGCACTTTCCGCAGGACTCGTGTGCATAAAAGCGAACCACGTTATACATGGCAGTAACCATGCATTTCTCTTCTGGTATCACAATCACTCCGCCGGTACCTAGCATCGAACCCAAACGAGCGAGGGTACCGTATTCCATAGAAGCATCTAAATACTCGTTTTGAAAAGGAAACATTGGGCTTGATGACCCACCTGGAATGAACGCTTTAGCCCGCATTGTTGGGCCTCCTGCGTGATCAAAAATTAACTCACGAAAAGTTGTTCCCATAGGTAATTCATACACGCCAGGCCGTCGCACCGGACCGCTAATCTGGTATAGCTTCGTACCTCGGGAATCCTCTGTTCCCATTGAAGCAAACCAGGCTGAACCTTTGGCAATGATATGAACTGCACTGGTAAGTGAGGTGACATTGTTAATGGTTGTTGGTAACCCATATATTCCTGCCTGCGCGGGGAATGGGGGTTTAAGGCGCGGATTAGCACGCAATCCTTCGAAAGAGTTCATTAGTGCAGTTTCTTCGCCACAAATGTAGGCACCTGCACCCCGATGGAGGATTATGTCAAAGTCGAAGTCTGTACCGAACAATCCTGTTCCAAGCAAACCATGATTACGAGCCTGTTGGATTGCTTCGTACAGTCTCTCATAACCTGTCATGTACTCGCCTCGAACGTAGATCACGCCGCGGGTTGCCTCTATTGCATAACCGGCGATAATCATTCCCTCTATGAGCTGATGTGGATCGTCTTCTAGGATATACCGGTCTTTAAAAGAGCCGGGCTCTGATTCGTCAGCATTGCAGAGAATGAAACGTTGTCTCCCATCAGGGGGTGGCATAAAGGACCACTTCACACCTGTGGGGAAACCAGCTCCACCTCTACCTCTGAGACCTGAAGCCTTAACCTCCTCAACCACCTCTGTGGGCGTCATGGCAGTTAACGCCTTTCGTGCTGACTCATAACCGTCATGACCAAGATAGTAATCGAGAGTATGAGAATTAGAAACACCCACATGCCGGTACAGTGTCACTTCGTACCGCGGATCGTGACGACTCGTAATTTGCACAGGAGATTCTTGTGCAGGTTCCGCCATTTAGTTACCAGCTTCCCTGCTGTCGCTAAAAGGTTTTGCGGGAGACCCCTCAACGTTATCGCCACCACGTTCACGGGTTGACTCGGGCATTTCGCCCCGACTCAAGGCTTCAAGCAACGTCCTGCACCTAGACCTCGAAACTCGCTCGTAGTATGTATCGTTAACTTGTAAGACGGGGGCCGTACCGCAAGAACCAAGACATTCAACCTTTTGTAGAGAAAAATGTGAGTCACTATCTGTTTCTCCATTTACGATACCTAGTTCCTCAGTGATGAAATCGTACATTTCATCCGATCCTGCTAGAGAGCAGGACAGAGTTGAACATATCTGTAAGTGAAAACGTCCTATCGGTTGTTCGTGATATGTCGAATAGAAGCTCATTACGCCCTTAACCTCGGTAGCGGTCATATCGAGAATCTGAGCAATCTCCTCTATGCGATGATCAGATATATGGCGTTCCGCGCGTTGTACTTCCCACAGAAGCGGCATGATAGCGGTACGCCGTCCGTAAGAAGGGTACCTATTAAGGATCTCAAGAAGTAGATCTTGTTTATCAGCAAAGAATGGCGTGATGACATCCAATTCAATCATCTTTGGCGCCCCACTGGGAGTTATACAGGGTATGCCTCATTTATCCACGTCCCCCATTACCGGATCCATGGTTGCTATATTGACGACCATGTCAGCAAACAGGGCCCCTACGCACGCCGGCTCAAGGCTCTGCAAATTAATAAGGCTTGGCACTCGTACCTTGACTCGATAAGGCATCGAACCACCATCCGAAACAAGATAGTAACCAAGTTCACCTCGAGCCGATTCTGTAGCAACGTAGACCTCGCCACGTGGTGGGTGAAAGCCCTCTGTTACTAATTTGAAATGGAAAATTACAGCTTCCATCGAGTTTTCAAGCTCATGTCGAGGTGGAAGGGATATTCGACGGTCAGGGTCTTTAATTGGTCCTGGTTCCAGTGCGTCTAATGCCTGTTTTACAATAGCGAGACTCTGTTCCATCTCGAGAAATCGCATCATAAACCGAGCGTATGCATCCCCCTCTTCGGAGGTGGGGACATCAAACACGTAACTTTCGTAGCCACTATATGGCTGTGCTTTCCGGAAGTCCAGCGAAACCCCGCTAGCCCGCAAGGATGGTCCCGTAAGGCAATAGTCCAGCGCAAGATCTTGCGAAATAACTCCTACACCCTTTGTACGATTTACAAAGATATCATTCTGTACAAACATGGTTGCATATTGTTCCATCATGGTTGGAAATTCTGAAATAAACTCACGAACAGCTGACTCGAACCCTTCTGGCAAGTCAGTTGAAAGGCCACCGACTCGGAAGTAACCGTAATTCATTCTGACGCCGGATACCAACTCAAAAATGTCTAGGAGCCGTTCTCGTTCTCGCATGGTGTAAAAAAATAGGGTCAAGGCTCCCATGTCGAGAATGCCAGTACCTAAAAAGACCAGATGACTAGCTATACGATTAAGCTCGGTGAGTATTACTCGTGCTCGTTGAGCTCTTTCCGGGACCTGAGCGTCCATCAAGGTCTCGACGGAAAGGACATAAGCAAGGTCATGACCGAACCCGTGGAGATAGTCCATTCGGTTGGAATACGTCACACCCTGTTGGTAGGTTCGGTTCTCCATAGTTTTCTCGAACCCAGTATGCAAATAACCTATTTGCGGCATTATTCTAGCAATACGCTCGCCATCGAGATCTACTACTAAACGCAAAACGCCGTGGGTAGAAGGATGCTGAGGACCTACGTTAATACGCATGTGGCGCGTGTCGAAAGAACCTGTTGTCTCCCGACTAATCTCCCGGACGTCGTAACCAGTGTTAGGTATGCTCACTCGGTTTCCTTTTGCGAGGCATCTACACCAGACATATTCCCACTTCGGACGCCCTTTCTCGCTCCGCCTGCCCATCCTGTAAGTCCGGGGTCACGCCCCATCATTCCTGCACGAAAAGCTGCTGGATCTAGAAATCGCCCTTCGTTAAACAAAGTTGCAGTCTCATCTAACGGAAAATCCTTCCGATGTGGGTGCCCGTCAAGGTCTTCCGGAGTGATTATCTTTCTAAGGTTTGGGTGGCCTTGAAAAGAAATGCCGAACATGTCAAACACTTCACGCTCCATGAAGTTGGCTCCTCGCCAGAAACCGGTTAATGTTGGTAGTTCCTCAGTCTCATTGAGATCGACACGGAGAAAGAGCCTTTCTCCCTCAGCGATGGCATAGAGGTTGTACGCGACAGTAAACCGGGGGCCCTGATGACCAGGATAGCTTTCGTAATCAATCCCGAAGATATCTGAAAGGTGGTTAAACCCATGATCTCTAACTACACCTACCGCCTCAAGTATTGTTTTCCTCTCAAAGTTGACAGATACCATTCCCTTGAACTCAGACTTCTTGCCCCCTGCAGCCTCAAGATCTTTAAGAACCACCTCGAGAAGTCTTGTCTCATCACTCATTGTGACCAACCCTCTACCATTGGAAGGGCAATACCTTCTTGGTCAAATACCTGGCCACGTACCTTCTTTTGCAGCTGCATAACACCGTAAACAAGAGCTTCGGGCCTTGGTGGACATCCTGGAACAAAAATATCAACTGGTACTACCGAATTCACATTCTGAACAACAGCGTAATTGTTGAACATGCCTCCGGAGCTAGCACACGCTCCCATCGAAATAACCCATTTGGGGTCGGGCATTTGATCGTAAACTCGTCGCATTACGGGTGCCATTTTCTTAGAGAGCCTCCCAGCAACGATCATCACATCTGCCTGCCGAGGGCTAGCTCGAAAAACTTCGGAACCAAATCGAGCCAAATCATTACGCGAATTTGTTGATTGCATCATCTCAATGGCGCAACAAGCCAGTCCGAATGTTGCTGGCCAAAGGCTATTACTACGGCCCCAAGCAACGAGGCCCTTTATTGTCGAGAATAAAATGCCCTCCGCCTCAAGTTCCTGAAAATCTTTCTCAAAAATATCTCGTATCGCCATACTCACTTCCAGTTCAGTACACCTTTGCGCAATATGTAAACGTAACCAATCGCCAGTATGATGACGAAAACGATGGCTTGCGCAAAGAGGAATTCAGGCGCCATTTTGAATTTAACTGCCAACGGATAGAAGAAAGCCGTCTCAATGTCAAAGATGATGAAAAGCATAGCAACAAGGTAGAAATGTACTGGAAAGCGTTCTCTAGCATTACTTGAAACAGGTACACCGGATTCATAGGCATCTAGTTTTACTTGGCCTCCCTTTTTAGGCCCAAGCAAACCACCTACTATGAGTGCCATCACTCCAATAAAACCCGCAACTAGAAATAAAAGAAATAGTGC from the Trueperaceae bacterium genome contains:
- a CDS encoding NADH-quinone oxidoreductase subunit F (part of NADH-ubiquinone oxidoreductase complex I; shuttles electrons from NADH, via FMN and iron-sulfur (Fe-S) centers, to quinones in the respiratory chain; NuoF is part of the soluble NADH dehydrogenase fragment, which represents the electron input part of NADH dehydrogenase) — its product is MAEPAQESPVQITSRHDPRYEVTLYRHVGVSNSHTLDYYLGHDGYESARKALTAMTPTEVVEEVKASGLRGRGGAGFPTGVKWSFMPPPDGRQRFILCNADESEPGSFKDRYILEDDPHQLIEGMIIAGYAIEATRGVIYVRGEYMTGYERLYEAIQQARNHGLLGTGLFGTDFDFDIILHRGAGAYICGEETALMNSFEGLRANPRLKPPFPAQAGIYGLPTTINNVTSLTSAVHIIAKGSAWFASMGTEDSRGTKLYQISGPVRRPGVYELPMGTTFRELIFDHAGGPTMRAKAFIPGGSSSPMFPFQNEYLDASMEYGTLARLGSMLGTGGVIVIPEEKCMVTAMYNVVRFYAHESCGKCTPCREGVATWLPKMYQKLLAGMGTKEDLVLIEEMSQRLQGTAFCVLADACAMPVEASFKHFRHEYQYLVDHGERMYKKSDWWQE
- a CDS encoding NADH-quinone oxidoreductase is translated as MIELDVITPFFADKQDLLLEILNRYPSYGRRTAIMPLLWEVQRAERHISDHRIEEIAQILDMTATEVKGVMSFYSTYHEQPIGRFHLQICSTLSCSLAGSDEMYDFITEELGIVNGETDSDSHFSLQKVECLGSCGTAPVLQVNDTYYERVSRSRCRTLLEALSRGEMPESTRERGGDNVEGSPAKPFSDSREAGN
- a CDS encoding NADH-quinone oxidoreductase subunit D (Catalyzes the transfer of electrons from NADH to quinone) is translated as MGRRSEKGRPKWEYVWCRCLAKGNRVSIPNTGYDVREISRETTGSFDTRHMRINVGPQHPSTHGVLRLVVDLDGERIARIMPQIGYLHTGFEKTMENRTYQQGVTYSNRMDYLHGFGHDLAYVLSVETLMDAQVPERAQRARVILTELNRIASHLVFLGTGILDMGALTLFFYTMRERERLLDIFELVSGVRMNYGYFRVGGLSTDLPEGFESAVREFISEFPTMMEQYATMFVQNDIFVNRTKGVGVISQDLALDYCLTGPSLRASGVSLDFRKAQPYSGYESYVFDVPTSEEGDAYARFMMRFLEMEQSLAIVKQALDALEPGPIKDPDRRISLPPRHELENSMEAVIFHFKLVTEGFHPPRGEVYVATESARGELGYYLVSDGGSMPYRVKVRVPSLINLQSLEPACVGALFADMVVNIATMDPVMGDVDK
- a CDS encoding NADH-quinone oxidoreductase, translated to MVSVNFERKTILEAVGVVRDHGFNHLSDIFGIDYESYPGHQGPRFTVAYNLYAIAEGERLFLRVDLNETEELPTLTGFWRGANFMEREVFDMFGISFQGHPNLRKIITPEDLDGHPHRKDFPLDETATLFNEGRFLDPAAFRAGMMGRDPGLTGWAGGARKGVRSGNMSGVDASQKETE
- a CDS encoding NADH-quinone oxidoreductase — translated: MAIRDIFEKDFQELEAEGILFSTIKGLVAWGRSNSLWPATFGLACCAIEMMQSTNSRNDLARFGSEVFRASPRQADVMIVAGRLSKKMAPVMRRVYDQMPDPKWVISMGACASSGGMFNNYAVVQNVNSVVPVDIFVPGCPPRPEALVYGVMQLQKKVRGQVFDQEGIALPMVEGWSQ
- a CDS encoding NADH-quinone oxidoreductase subunit A gives rise to the protein MALIVGGLLGPKKGGQVKLDAYESGVPVSSNARERFPVHFYLVAMLFIIFDIETAFFYPLAVKFKMAPEFLFAQAIVFVIILAIGYVYILRKGVLNWK